One stretch of Micromonospora echinospora DNA includes these proteins:
- the moaA gene encoding GTP 3',8-cyclase MoaA: MSAPRTTADGLLADRYGRVARDLRVSLTDKCNLRCTYCMPAEGLPWLSGPQLLSDDEIVRLVGVAVTRLGITEVRFTGGEPLIRPGLPGIVAAVAALTPRPRISLTTNGIGLARMAPALRAAGLDRVNVSLDTLDRDRFTALTRRDRLADVLAGLAAAADAGLTPVKINSVLMRGTNDDEAPELLRFALAHGYELRFIEQMPLDAQHGWDRSTMVTADEILASLHAAFALTPDPSERGAAPAETWLVDGGPARVGVIASVTRPFCGDCDRTRLTADGQVRNCLFATEESDLRGALRDGADDEELARRWRAAMWAKRAGHGIDDPTFLQPARSMSAIGG, encoded by the coding sequence ATGAGCGCCCCCCGGACGACGGCCGACGGCCTCCTCGCCGACCGGTACGGCCGCGTCGCCCGGGACCTGCGGGTCTCGCTGACCGACAAGTGCAACCTGCGCTGCACCTACTGCATGCCGGCCGAGGGCCTGCCCTGGCTGTCCGGTCCGCAGCTGCTCAGCGACGACGAGATCGTCCGGCTGGTGGGTGTCGCGGTGACCCGGCTCGGCATCACCGAGGTGCGCTTCACCGGCGGTGAGCCGCTCATCCGACCTGGTCTGCCCGGCATCGTGGCGGCGGTGGCCGCGCTCACACCCCGGCCGCGCATCTCGCTCACCACGAACGGCATCGGCCTGGCCCGCATGGCGCCGGCGCTGCGCGCGGCCGGGCTGGATCGTGTCAACGTCTCGCTCGACACGCTGGACCGGGACCGGTTCACCGCGCTGACCCGGCGCGACCGGCTCGCCGACGTGCTCGCCGGGCTGGCCGCGGCGGCGGACGCCGGGCTGACACCGGTGAAGATCAACTCGGTGCTCATGCGTGGCACGAACGACGACGAGGCGCCGGAGCTGCTGCGGTTCGCGCTCGCGCACGGTTACGAGCTGCGGTTCATCGAGCAGATGCCGCTCGACGCGCAGCACGGCTGGGACCGCTCGACAATGGTCACCGCCGACGAGATCCTGGCCTCCCTGCACGCCGCGTTCGCGCTGACGCCGGACCCGTCCGAGCGGGGTGCGGCACCGGCCGAGACATGGCTGGTGGACGGCGGGCCGGCCCGGGTCGGTGTGATCGCCAGCGTGACCCGGCCGTTCTGCGGCGACTGCGACCGCACCCGGCTCACCGCCGACGGCCAGGTCCGCAACTGCCTCTTCGCCACCGAGGAGTCGGATCTGCGCGGCGCGTTGCGCGACGGCGCCGACGACGAGGAGCTGGCCCGGCGCTGGCGCGCCGCGATGTGGGCCAAGCGGGCCGGTCACGGCATCGACGACCCGACGTTCCTCCAGCCCGCGCGCTCGATGTCGGCGATCGGAGGCTGA
- a CDS encoding MoaD/ThiS family protein produces MELTVRYFAGARAAAGRSEETASAGRSLDELLDDLAARHGERLAVVLKAASFLVDGVACHDRRAPLPAGVTVDVLPPFAGG; encoded by the coding sequence GTGGAGCTGACGGTGCGCTATTTCGCCGGCGCCCGCGCGGCGGCCGGACGATCCGAGGAGACCGCATCCGCTGGCCGGTCGCTGGACGAACTCCTCGATGACCTGGCCGCCCGCCACGGCGAACGCCTCGCCGTGGTGCTGAAGGCGGCGAGTTTCCTGGTCGACGGCGTCGCCTGTCATGATCGACGGGCACCGTTGCCGGCCGGGGTGACGGTGGACGTGCTGCCGCCCTTCGCGGGCGGCTGA